In Humulus lupulus chromosome 6, drHumLupu1.1, whole genome shotgun sequence, a single genomic region encodes these proteins:
- the LOC133786155 gene encoding uncharacterized protein LOC133786155 yields MLSALRFPEHLVKLIMICVRTPRFSILLNGSMQGYFPPQRGLRQGDPMSPLLFVLGMEYLTRILRKIGNKPEFQYHERLKLFYQTSGLHPNEAKSAIYCCGMSTMEVQKIMDISGFGRSKLPFRYLGIPISSKKISAEECEMLVEKMTLRIRTWSSRNLSYAGRVVLINSVFLTISSYWSQIMILPKGVLQKINAICRAFLWKAESKFLGPGLVGWETLCKSKREGGLGFRNVLEWNKEAIGNYIWAVATKQDNLWIKWVHHVYLGTADWWSYEAPSASSWYWKQIVNVKNSFKQLVDTQEFQSEAYQIKKGYRFLCPIQSKVIWHHLVWDNTAVPKHRFLFWIIMCGRLPVRERLQKFHICQEVECVVCEADVESIQHLLFECTYSSRVLTEVKNWLKWRTPATSIHGLMSNIRHSSIASSRKACSQSLWLLCAISSG; encoded by the exons ATGTTAAGTGCTTTAAGGTTTCCTGAGCATTTAGTAAAGCTTATCATGATTTGTGTTCGAACACCCAGATTTTCTATACTGCTAAATGGCTCAATGCAAGGATATTTTCCACCACAAAGAGGACTCAGGCAAGGAGATCCCATGTCACCTCTACTCTTCGTGTTAGGAATGGAATATCTCACTCGTATCTTGAGGAAAATAGGTAACAAACCAGAATTTCAATATCATGAAAG ACTCAAGTTATTTTATCAGACTTCTGGTTTGCATCCTAATGAAGCCAAATCGGCTATATATTGCTGTGGAATGAGTACCATGGAAGTTCAAAAAATCATGGATATTTCTGGTTTTGGGAGAAGTAAGTTACCATTTAGATATCTAGGCATCCCAATTAGTTCAAAAAAAATATCAGCTGAAGAGTGTGAAATGTTAGTGGAGAAAATGACTCTTCGAATTAGAACTTGGAGCTCTAGAAATCTCTCGTATGCAGGTAgagttgttttaattaattcaGTTTTTCTCACAATCAGTTCATACTGGTCTCAGATCATGATTTTGCCCAAAGGAGTGCTACAAAAAATAAATGCTATTTGCCGAGCCTTTTTATGGAAAGCAGAGTCCAAGTTCTTGGGACCTGGCTTGGTTGGTTGGGAAACACTCTGTAAATCAAAAAGGGAGGGTGGATTGGGATTTAGAAATGTCCTAGAGTGGAATAAAGAAGCGATAGGGAACTATATATGGGCTGTGGCAACAAAACAGGACAATCTTTGGATCAAGTGGGTTCACCATGTATACTTGGGTACAGCTGACTGGTGGAGTTATGAAGCTCCATCAGCAAGTAGCTGGTACTGGAAGCAAATTGTCAATGTCAAAAATAGCTTCAAACAGTTGGTGGATACTCAGGAATTTCAGTCTGAAGCATACCAGATAAAAAAAGGCTATCGATTTTTATGTCCAATACAGAGCAAGGTCATATGGCATCATCTGGTTTGGGATAACACAGCGGTACCAAAACATAGATTTCTGTTTTGGATAATCATGTGTGGAAGACTGCCAGTTAGAGAGAGGTTACAGAAGTTTCATATATGTCAAGAGGTGGAATGTGTAGTGTGTGAAGCTGATGTAGAGAGCATACAACATCTTCTCTTTGAATGCACGTACAGCAGTAGAGTATTAACAGAAGTAAAGAATTGGCTAAAATGGAGGACACCAGCTACTTCGATCCATGGATTGATGAGCAATATAAGGCATAGCAGCATAGCAAGTTCAAGAAAGGCGTGCTCACAGTCACTCTGGCTGCTATGTGCTATCAGCTCTGGCTAA
- the LOC133783471 gene encoding subtilisin-like protease SBT5.4 encodes MAPQCSSVVSSSLLSIFLIFILLQSPVEALKKPYIVYLGTHSHGVNPSSEDLERATNSHYSLLGSYLGSEEKAKDAIFYSYNRHINGFAAILDETEVAEIQKHPDVVSVFLSKGKKFHTTHSWEFLRLEKNGGAVSYQSIWNKARFGEDVIIANLDSGVWPESKSFHEFEGIGPIPSKWHGGCQPVIKDKVHCNRKLIGAKYFSKGYMALLKTLNTSSLQTYIRKANFFTSRDFNGHGTHTLSTAGGSFVFGANVLGNGNGTAKGGSPKARVAAYKIGGWLQTEDAPAYTDADVMAGFDAAISDGVDIISASIGSDEPIEFFEDVISIGSFHAVMNNIVVVASAGNEGHDQKTVTNASPWTITVAASTVDREFSSYVSLGNKKHLEGASLSSRGLPSQKFYPLTYGSIFNCCMCVSPGSSASLNPKNVNGTILVCYVGDETSKLEKGHQAFLAGAVGIILVNHPLIGNETDPEAHVLPASHLNAIQGNLVIEYLKTTKAPMAYMTRPKTGVGVKPAPAMASFSSRGPNVIQPAVLKPDITAPGVYIIAAYSGAVGPTDEIFDKRRVQFNTISGTSMSCPHVSGIVGLLKTLHPDWSPAAIHSAIMTTARVRDNNNEPMLDWNMKKATPFEYGSGHIQPNRAMDPGLVYERTIDDYMNFLCAHGYNETMLKKFYKKPYKCPKSFTLGNFNYPSITVTDLSSQSTTIITRKVKNVGPPGTYKAYVRTPAGVSVYVKPTTLQFSKIGEEKNFEIILKPKIVGQPKDYVFGQLKWTDGKRYVRSPIVVKY; translated from the exons ATGGCCCCACAATGTAGTAGTGTTGTTTCATCTTCTCTTCTCTCAAtatttcttattttcattttgcTTCAATCACCGGTGGAAGCCCTTAAAAAG CCTTATATTGTCTACTTGGGAACACATTCACATGGTGTGAACCCTTCCTCAGAAGATCTTGAAAGGGCCACAAATTCTCATTACAGCCTTCTTGGATCATACTTAGGAAG TGAGGAAAAAGCAAAAGATGCAATCTTTTACTCTTATAATAGACATATAAATGGATTTGCTGCAATTCTTGATGAGACAGAAGTTGCAGAGATTCAAA AGCATCCAGATGTGGTATCAGTTTTCTTGAGCAAAGGAAAGAAATTCCACACAACTCATTCATGGGAATTTCTTAGATTGGAAAAAAATGGTGGTGCTGTCTCTTATCAATCAATTTGGAACAAAGCTAGATTCGGTGAAGATGTAATTATTGCAAACTTGGATAGTG GTGTTTGGCCTGAATCTAAGAGCTTTCATGAGTTTGAAGGAATCGGACCTATTCCATCAAAATGGCATGGAGGTTGTCAACCAGTCATCAAGGATAAAGTCCACTGTAATAG GAAGCTAATAGGAGCAAAGTACTTTAGCAAGGGCTATATGGCACTTCTAAAGACTCTCAACACTTCTTCTCTTCAAACTTATATACGCAAGGCAAACTTTTTCACCAGTCGAGACTTTAATGGGCATGGGACTCATACTCTTTCCACGGCTGGTGGTAGTTTCGTCTTTGGAGCAAATGTGCTCGGCAATGGGAATGGCACAGCCAAGGGTGGATCCCCCAAAGCCCGTGTCGCCGCTTACAAGATTGGTGGTTGGCTGCAAACTGAAGATGCACCTGCTTACACCGATGCTGATGTTATGGCTGGCTTTGATGCTGCAATAAGTGATGGTGTGGACATAATCTCGGCCTCTATTGGTAGTGATGAACCTATTGAGTTTTTCGAAGATGTGATTTCAATAGGGAGCTTTCATGCCGTTATGAATAACATTGTTGTGGTTGCCTCGGCTGGCAACGAAGGACATGATCAAAAGACTGTAACTAATGCATCACCATGGACCATAACCGTGGCAGCTAGCACAGTCGACCGTGAGTTCAGCAGTTATGTATCTCTTGGCAATAAAAAACACCTTGAG GGAGCAAGTCTTTCTTCACGCGGCTTGCCATCTCAAAAGTTTTATCCATTGACCTATGG atcaatatttaattgttgtaTGTGTGTTTCTCCAGGGAGTTCTGCAAGCCTAAATCCAAAGAATGTAAATGGGACTATTTTGGTTTGTTATGTTGGGGATGAGACTTCAAAACTTGAAAAGGGCCACCAGGCATTTCTTGCAGGTGCTGTTGGAATAATTCTAGTTAATCATCCCTTAATTGGGAATGAAACAGATCCTGAGGCTCATGTGCTCCCTGCATCTCATCTCAATGCTATTCAAGGAAATTTAGTGATCGAATACCTCAAAACTACCAA GGCTCCCATGGCTTACATGACTCGACCAAAAACTGGAGTTGGAGTTAAGCCAGCTCCAGCCATGGCTTCATTCTCATCGAGAGGACCTAATGTTATTCAGCCAGCTGTGCTTAAG CCGGATATCACAGCACCaggagtctatattattgctgcATATAGTGGAGCTGTTGGACCAACTGATGAAATATTTGATAAGCGTCGAGTCCAATTCAACACAATTTCAGGTACTTCAATGTCATGCCCTCATGTTTCTGGGATCGTTGGCCTTCTCAAAACTCTTCATCCAGATTGGAGTCCAGCTGCAATTCATTCAGCTATAATGACAACAG CAAGAGTTAGAGATAACAACAATGAACCGATGTTGGATTGGAACATGAAAAAAGCAACACCCTTTGAATATGGTTCAGGCCACATTCAACCAAACCGAGCTATGGATCCTGGACTTGTGTATGAAAGAACTATTGACGATTACATGAACTTTTTATGTGCCCATGGCTACAATGAAACAATGCTTAAGAAATTTTATAAGAAACCGTATAAATGTCCCAAATCATTCACTCTAGGAAATTTCAACTACCCTTCCATTACAGTTACAGATCTAAGTTCACAATCAACAACAATCATTACTAGAAAAGTTAAGAATGTTGGCCCACCAGGCACCTACAAAGCATATGTGAGAACCCCAGCTGGAGTTTCTGTTTATGTTAAGCCCACAACATTACAATTTAGCaaaattggtgaagaaaagaATTTTGAGATCATTTTGAAGCCAAAAATTGTTGGACAACCTAAAGATTATGTGTTTGGACAATTGAAATGGACAGACGGGAAGCGCTATGTTAGGAGTCCTATAGTAGTCAAGTACTAA